The Mesotoga sp. BH458_6_3_2_1 genome has a window encoding:
- the ileS gene encoding isoleucine--tRNA ligase, producing the protein MPRFEEVDLKRPAAEREEEVLSYWREDDLATRSVTEREGSPEFVFFEGPPTANGMPGIHHVISRTLKDAVCRFKTMQGYQVRRKAGWDTHGLPVEIEVEKQLGFSSKQEIEDFGIEKFNQKCKESVWKYESQWKKMTERIGYWIDMEHPYVTMNNDYIESVWWILKQYFDKGYIYEGHKIMPYCPRCGTPLASHEVAQGYKDETIDSIYAKFRLKGKDNEYFIVWTTTPWTLPSNVALAVNPEFNYVKAEVTLDTGEIEYYYLVKERLGALLGEENNYKIVEELKGKDLVNLEYEQLIPFASVNKKAFFVVYGDFVSLEDGSGIVHMAPAFGEDDNILGKKFDLPLLQLVDKEGKITEEVTPWAGMFVRDADPLITRYLRDNNLLFKKERMTHSYPFCWRCDTPLLYYARKSWYIKTTEYRDKMVEVNNSVNWYPKFVGEGRFGNWLENMVDWALSRDRYWGTPLNVWKCDDCGKLASVGSRKELVERAVEDISEDIELHRPYVDDVHLRCECGGQMTRTPEVIDCWFDSGAMPVAQHHYPFENKESFMGELFPADFICEGIDQTRGWFYSLMSISTFLFGQSPYKNVLVNNLVLDRTGQKMSKSKGNTVDPWEIIDKYGADTLRWYLLAVSPPWVPTKFDEDGVKDTYSKFFGTLNSVFSFFTMYANVDDVDPGEFELPVAEREEVDRWVISRLNTLVREVTDLLSNYDLTKSVRAIQDFVVEEVSNWYVRRTRDRYWTSELDTSKKAAYLTLYEVLLTVAKLMAPIAPFTAEGIFWNLTHGEKESVHLELYPVADESLIEPDLEKRMATVMDVVTLGRACRNKVQIKVRQPLPKILVDGNIRKIVESMRELILEEINVKDIEYIEELGDYVNYEVKPNFRVMGPKFGKELKSIGNALRSMKPSEVVTKVKRDGKIEVEVQGKLFELKEEDLDIRIQELEGFTFEMSNGNFVILDTELTHDLLQEGLAREMVSKIQTMRKEADFEITDRIRVAFSGPDALVNAIESFKDYIKEETLSDTIDFDESLDNGTEWNLNGHNTLIRVKRV; encoded by the coding sequence ATGCCAAGGTTTGAAGAAGTAGACCTTAAACGTCCTGCAGCCGAGAGAGAAGAAGAAGTACTCTCCTATTGGCGAGAAGACGATCTTGCGACAAGAAGTGTAACAGAAAGAGAAGGAAGCCCCGAGTTCGTGTTCTTCGAGGGACCTCCAACGGCTAACGGGATGCCCGGAATTCATCACGTTATCTCAAGAACGTTGAAGGATGCTGTCTGCCGTTTCAAGACGATGCAGGGATACCAGGTTAGGCGAAAAGCCGGCTGGGATACCCACGGTCTTCCTGTAGAAATCGAAGTTGAAAAGCAGCTTGGCTTCTCCTCGAAGCAGGAGATAGAAGACTTTGGCATAGAAAAATTCAATCAGAAGTGCAAAGAATCTGTCTGGAAGTACGAAAGCCAGTGGAAAAAGATGACCGAGAGAATCGGTTACTGGATAGACATGGAACATCCTTATGTAACGATGAACAACGACTACATTGAATCTGTCTGGTGGATTCTCAAGCAGTATTTCGATAAAGGCTACATCTACGAAGGCCACAAGATTATGCCTTATTGCCCGAGATGCGGGACCCCTCTAGCCTCTCATGAGGTTGCTCAGGGCTATAAGGACGAAACGATAGATTCTATCTATGCAAAATTCCGACTCAAGGGAAAGGACAACGAATACTTCATAGTCTGGACAACGACCCCTTGGACACTGCCATCTAACGTCGCTCTTGCGGTCAATCCGGAGTTCAACTATGTTAAAGCCGAGGTTACGCTAGATACAGGAGAAATTGAGTACTACTATTTGGTGAAAGAACGTCTGGGCGCGTTGCTTGGCGAGGAAAATAATTACAAGATCGTCGAGGAATTGAAAGGGAAAGATCTTGTCAACCTCGAATACGAGCAGCTTATACCTTTTGCAAGTGTAAATAAAAAGGCCTTCTTCGTCGTTTATGGAGACTTTGTTTCTCTGGAAGACGGTTCGGGTATCGTCCACATGGCTCCCGCCTTTGGGGAAGATGACAATATCCTGGGAAAGAAGTTTGATCTTCCGTTGCTTCAACTTGTCGACAAAGAGGGCAAGATAACGGAAGAGGTGACACCTTGGGCCGGGATGTTTGTAAGAGATGCCGACCCTCTGATTACGAGGTATTTGAGAGACAACAACCTCTTGTTCAAAAAGGAGCGTATGACTCACTCCTACCCTTTCTGCTGGAGATGTGACACTCCGCTTCTGTATTACGCGAGAAAATCCTGGTACATAAAGACCACGGAATATCGGGACAAGATGGTCGAAGTGAACAACTCTGTCAACTGGTATCCGAAATTCGTTGGCGAAGGCCGTTTTGGGAACTGGCTCGAAAACATGGTAGATTGGGCGCTCTCGAGAGATAGATATTGGGGAACTCCTCTCAACGTGTGGAAGTGCGACGACTGCGGAAAGTTGGCGTCGGTTGGATCTAGAAAAGAACTCGTTGAGAGAGCTGTAGAAGATATCTCGGAGGATATCGAGCTTCATCGCCCTTACGTTGACGACGTTCATCTCAGATGCGAATGTGGCGGCCAAATGACGAGAACTCCCGAGGTCATAGACTGCTGGTTTGACTCCGGCGCTATGCCTGTAGCTCAGCATCACTATCCCTTCGAGAACAAAGAAAGCTTCATGGGAGAACTCTTTCCGGCCGACTTTATCTGTGAAGGTATCGATCAGACAAGAGGCTGGTTCTACTCGCTGATGTCGATTTCCACGTTCCTTTTCGGCCAGTCACCTTACAAGAATGTTCTTGTCAACAACCTCGTATTGGACAGGACTGGTCAGAAGATGTCCAAGTCAAAGGGAAACACGGTAGATCCTTGGGAGATAATCGACAAATACGGCGCGGATACCCTTAGATGGTATCTTTTGGCGGTCTCACCTCCATGGGTTCCGACCAAGTTCGATGAGGATGGGGTCAAGGATACATATAGCAAGTTCTTCGGGACTTTGAATAGTGTGTTCTCCTTCTTCACTATGTACGCCAACGTAGACGACGTTGATCCGGGTGAATTCGAACTGCCGGTTGCGGAGAGGGAAGAAGTCGACAGATGGGTAATCTCCAGGCTTAATACTCTAGTGAGGGAGGTTACAGACCTTCTGAGCAATTATGATCTCACAAAATCAGTACGGGCCATTCAGGATTTCGTCGTCGAAGAGGTATCGAACTGGTATGTGAGAAGGACGCGAGACAGATACTGGACGAGTGAGCTTGATACCAGCAAGAAGGCCGCATATCTGACGTTGTATGAGGTGTTGTTGACAGTAGCGAAACTGATGGCGCCCATTGCTCCTTTTACGGCCGAAGGAATTTTCTGGAATCTAACGCACGGAGAGAAGGAGTCAGTGCATCTCGAACTTTATCCAGTGGCCGATGAAAGCTTGATCGAGCCGGATCTTGAGAAGAGAATGGCCACAGTTATGGACGTCGTGACTCTAGGAAGGGCATGTAGAAACAAGGTACAGATTAAGGTCAGACAACCGCTACCTAAGATACTTGTTGACGGAAACATCAGGAAGATAGTCGAGTCGATGCGGGAGTTGATCCTGGAAGAGATCAATGTGAAAGACATAGAGTACATCGAGGAACTTGGAGACTACGTTAACTACGAAGTGAAACCTAACTTCAGAGTAATGGGTCCGAAGTTCGGAAAAGAACTGAAGTCTATCGGAAACGCTCTCAGATCAATGAAACCTTCGGAAGTTGTTACTAAAGTTAAGCGTGATGGCAAGATAGAGGTCGAAGTTCAAGGAAAGCTCTTCGAATTGAAGGAAGAGGACCTCGATATAAGAATCCAGGAGCTGGAAGGCTTCACTTTTGAGATGAGCAATGGCAACTTTGTGATACTCGATACCGAACTTACTCACGATCTGCTGCAGGAAGGGCTTGCAAGAGAGATGGTGTCGAAGATACAGACAATGAGAAAGGAAGCTGACTTCGAAATTACCGACAGAATAAGAGTAGCTTTTTCGGGACCGGATGCTCTCGTCAATGCTATAGAGAGTTTCAAAGACTACATAAAAGAAGAGACTCTGTCTGACACTATTGATTTTGATGAGAGTCTTGACAACGGAACAGAGTGGAATCTCAATGGGCACAATACTCTGATTAGAGTAAAGAGAGTCTAG
- a CDS encoding encapsulin-associated ferritin-like protein, with amino-acid sequence MSNYHEPFEQLSEKARDISRALNSLKEEIEAVDWYNQRVDVTEDAELKSVMAHNRDEEIEHACMTLEWLRRNMDGWDDELKTYLFTKAPITEVEEAGEGSDNGGLNIGKMK; translated from the coding sequence ATGAGCAATTATCATGAACCGTTTGAACAGCTAAGCGAAAAGGCGAGAGACATTTCTAGAGCTCTTAACAGCCTTAAGGAAGAGATCGAGGCCGTTGACTGGTATAACCAGAGGGTAGATGTAACCGAAGATGCTGAACTCAAATCTGTAATGGCACACAATAGAGATGAAGAGATCGAACATGCATGTATGACTCTGGAATGGCTCCGCAGGAATATGGATGGCTGGGATGACGAACTTAAGACATATCTATTCACGAAGGCGCCGATTACCGAAGTTGAAGAAGCCGGAGAAGGTTCTGATAACGGCGGATTGAACATCGGAAAGATGAAATAG
- a CDS encoding GNAT family N-acetyltransferase: protein MKKDALIRAVSSKDLEHESLKDFDRYQETRIVKRKNPDGSFVYLIDEFIDDWDSKRKTEVVDELKRCLLSGGFVAGAFLEGSLVGFASIENGFFGIDNQYLEMTLMHVSRELRGFSIGRRLFDLCCQAAKNRGAKKLYISSHPSLETQSFYEAMGCIPASEINEEALAREPLDIQLEFILC from the coding sequence TTGAAGAAAGACGCGCTTATTAGAGCTGTATCGTCAAAGGATCTGGAACATGAATCTCTGAAGGATTTCGATCGGTATCAGGAAACGAGAATCGTTAAGCGCAAGAATCCTGATGGCAGCTTCGTATACTTGATAGACGAGTTCATTGACGACTGGGATTCTAAGAGGAAAACTGAAGTAGTAGATGAGCTAAAACGATGTCTGCTCTCGGGCGGCTTCGTGGCTGGAGCCTTTTTAGAGGGATCGTTGGTTGGATTCGCCAGCATAGAGAACGGTTTCTTCGGAATCGATAATCAGTATCTCGAAATGACGTTGATGCATGTTTCCAGAGAATTGAGAGGTTTCAGCATAGGTAGGAGGCTGTTCGACCTATGCTGTCAGGCTGCCAAGAACCGCGGCGCAAAGAAGTTATACATATCGAGTCACCCTTCGCTTGAAACGCAGTCTTTCTATGAGGCAATGGGGTGCATTCCAGCTTCCGAGATAAATGAAGAGGCACTTGCTCGCGAACCTCTCGACATACAGTTGGAATTCATTCTCTGTTGA
- a CDS encoding family 1 encapsulin nanocompartment shell protein, with the protein MDLFKRQLAPLSSEAWEEINERAKQVLKSYLSARKVVNIVGPKGWEYSFVPEGRIKILEREGEVGVGLRKAKPLIEARVPFKLVRWQMDDIERGAKDSDLGPLEEAAKQIALFEENVIYNGYEKATVEGIVESAENEPIPLGSKPNEIIESLSKAVQVLKDNFVDGPFVLIVNPKTMAILNSHVSGYPLVKRIESFLGADIVVSRVVKDALLIPKDHDDLEMVIGGDFEIGYQSHTDEEVELFISESFTFRILDPAIIVKLTV; encoded by the coding sequence ATGGATCTTTTTAAGAGACAATTAGCGCCACTGTCAAGCGAGGCGTGGGAAGAAATAAACGAAAGAGCGAAACAGGTTCTCAAGAGTTATCTCTCCGCAAGAAAAGTGGTCAACATTGTTGGTCCGAAGGGATGGGAGTATTCTTTCGTTCCGGAAGGAAGAATCAAGATTCTCGAAAGAGAAGGAGAGGTAGGCGTCGGTCTTAGAAAGGCAAAGCCTCTCATAGAGGCAAGAGTTCCCTTCAAGCTGGTTCGTTGGCAGATGGATGATATTGAGAGAGGAGCGAAGGATTCCGACCTTGGACCTCTTGAGGAAGCTGCGAAGCAGATAGCGCTCTTCGAAGAGAATGTTATCTACAACGGATATGAAAAAGCAACGGTCGAAGGAATTGTCGAGTCGGCTGAAAATGAACCGATTCCTTTGGGCTCAAAGCCAAATGAAATAATTGAATCACTTTCGAAGGCCGTCCAGGTTCTGAAGGACAATTTCGTTGACGGACCGTTCGTTCTCATCGTGAATCCTAAAACAATGGCGATACTGAATTCACATGTTTCCGGTTACCCATTAGTTAAGAGAATCGAGTCCTTCCTGGGTGCAGATATCGTTGTCAGCAGAGTGGTGAAGGATGCGCTGCTTATTCCGAAGGATCATGATGACCTTGAAATGGTCATCGGTGGAGATTTCGAGATAGGTTATCAGAGTCACACGGACGAAGAGGTTGAGCTCTTCATATCGGAATCATTCACCTTCAGGATTCTCGATCCGGCTATCATTGTTAAACTGACGGTATAA